A window of Candidatus Binataceae bacterium genomic DNA:
GTCTCATCCGCGCCAGGTGTGGTTCGGGTTTGCTCCAGATGTCGACGGCGTGGTCCAGCCGCCGGATCATGTCCGGCACCCATCCGGATCCGATCTCGATCACACCGCCGCGCAGGTCCGGATGCCGGTCCAATACCCCGTCCAGCACCAGCACTGAAATGAAGCGCTGCGGAGCGTGATGGATCACGGTGAGATCCTTTGACCCGATAACCTCGGCGCCCCCGCGCGCCGAGACGTGGTCCGGATGGCCATCGTTCATCCACTCTTCCGAGATGCGAAGCGCGCCGCTGCCGACATGGAGAATGAAGGGCAGCCGCCTCTCGGCAAGGCTCTTCCAGATAGGCTCCAGCGCGGGATGTCCCGGCGATCGTCCGCCGGGCGCGTCTGCGGCAATCCAGATCGCGCCCAGGCCGAGTTCGGAGGCATTGACGATTTCCTTCAAGGCCAACTCAGGTTCATCCAGCGGGACCATCGCCACGCCGATCAGCCGCCGATCCCCGCCGCAAAATGCAGCCATCGCTCGGTTGTGCGCGCGGGCAGCCGCATAGCGGACCTCCAGAGGTGCCTCGAAAATCAACCTGGCACAGAACGACGAGAAGACGACTTGATGCTTGAAGCCCAGCAGATCCAGCGCAAGCGATCGCTCCGCGCCGCTGAACGCGCCTAGCGCGTCGTGCCATTTGGGACCGCGGGTGATGCGATCTCCGAGCTGTAATAGTTTCCGGACGGCTTCGGGAGATTGGCCCGCCTTGCCAACGTGCTCGCCGGGATCAAATAGACCGGTGGTCCTGCTTCCCAGCGGGGGCAGCAGATCGCGGCTGGAGGGATCTGCGTGCGCCGACAGGAAATCCGGCAGCTCCATCAAGTGACTGTCGGCATCATAGATCAGTCGTTCGCCTGCGTAGCTCATGGTCAGTCTCCAAATTCGTTGGGCGGGACACCGCTTGTCTGCAAGTCAGGGTTCTCAAGCAGCTCTTTTCTACTATACCCGCACTTCCGCCTTTGCCCGATCCGGTCCGCGCGCTGTCCGCACGTTTGCCGACGATGGCAGAAACTGTGGTATATTCAATTGCAGTCAGAGCGACCGAATGCGATTCTCTTGGCATGAAAAGGAACGCGGGTCTCAAGGCGCCGGTCGACAGCGCGGCGGTTCGCCGCGTAGCCATGCTCGGGTTTCCCGACGCGCAGATCCTTGACATTGCGGGTCCCCTCGAAGTCTTCGCGCGCGCTTCACGGTGGCTGACCGATGAGGGGCTCGCGGACGCGCCGGCGTACGAGATAATTCTGCTTGCCGCAATCCAGGGCTCCCTGGCGATGTCGAACGGCCTCAGGTTCGTAGTCGACAAATCCATCGAAGGGCTGGATACAGCTCTCGATACCCTGATGGTCGCCGGCGGAATCGGGACCACCGCGGCGATGAGCGACCCGCGGCTGATAGGTTGGTTGCGGAAAATCGCCCCACGAGTGCGACGCCTCTGCTCGGTGTGCACTGGCACTTTCCTGCTGGCGGAGGCAGGCCTGTTAAGCGGCCGCCGCGCCACGACTCACTGGCGCTTCTGCGACGCGCTGGCGCGGCGCTTTCCCGCAATCCAGGTGCAGACCGATCCAATCTTCGTTCGCGATGGGCACGTCTATACTTCGGCAGGAGTAACCGCGGGAATCGATCTTGCGCTGGCCCTGGTCGAGGAAGATTACGGGCGCCGAGTCGCGCTGGGTGTGGCACGAGAATTGGTGATGTTTCTGAGGCGCCCGGGAGGGCAGTCGCAGTTCTCTGTCCAGCTCGCTGCGCAAAGCGCCGATCGCGAACCGATTCGCGACTTGCAGGGATGGATCGCAGATCACCTGTCGGAGGATCTCTCGGTTGGCAGGCTAGCGCGTCGAAGCGCGATGAGCGCGCGTAATTTTGCACGGGTTTTTTTGCGCGAGACCGGACTCACGCCGTCTGCTTTCGTTACACGGACCCGCGTCGAGGCTGCCCGCCGCCGTCTCGAGGAATCGGCCGACGGCATCGACGCCATTGCCGAACATTGCGGCTTCGGTACCCGGGAGTCGATGCGCCGGGCGTTCATTCGATCTGTGCACGTCCCGCCCGGTGCATACCGAAGTCGCTTTCGTCCCGCCGCGCCGTCGAATACTGCCCCGACGGTTCAGCGCGTGAAACAATTGGAGGGAATCAAATGAGGATCGCGATTCTGACCTTCGACGGAATTACCGCTCTGGATGCGGTCGGACCCTACGAAGTGTTACAGCGCGTGCCCGGTGCCGAAGTGGTCTTTGTCGGTGAAGCCCGGGGCCTCAAGCGAACCGATACCGCGTCGCTCGCGATCAACGCCGATCGCTCAATTTCGGAAATCACTAGTGCCGACGTCGTCGTGGTCCCGGGCGGATTCGGCGAGCAGCAGGTGCGTACCAAACCGGCGATGCTTGAGTGGGTTCGCTCCATCCATGCGACCACTAGCTGGACCACCTCGGTGTGCACGGGCGCGCTTATCCTGGGTGCGGCAGGACTGCTGAAGGGCCTGCAGGCGACCACTCATTGGGCGGCATTACCCCAGCTGGCGAATTTCGGGGCGATTCCGACCTCGGCACGAGTCGTAGAACAGGGGAAGATCATTACCGCCGCCGGCGTATCAGCGGGAATCGACATGGCTCTGCGCCTGGCGGGCAAGCTAGCCGGCGACACCATGGCCCACGCCATTCAGGTGGGAATCGAGTACGACCCGCAACCACCCTTCGACGGTTCATATAAACGAGCACCCGCGCCCGTCATGTCGATTCTTCGCGATTTCTATACGCGGCGCGGCCTGATGACCGAGTGAGCCTGCCCTAGCCTCAACTTTTTCAGGGACGTTTCTTTACCTGGAGACTTCCTCTCTCGTGGGGCGCAGGCTGCTAGGACGCATCATTCATGGCAAGTGCACCACTTCGAGCTTGAGGCCATCCGGGTCGGTGAAGAACACTGCATAATAACCGGGCCCGTAATCATATTGGCGCGGCGCGTCCGTTACTCTGCCGCCGTGCCGCTCGATTTCCGCCGCGAGCTCATCCACCTGGCGGCGACTGTCGACGGTGAAGGCGATTTCGCAGAGTCCTACGCGATGCCGATGGAATTGGTCTGCGCGAAACCGTGATTCCGCCTCCTGCACCCAAACGGAGCCGGCGTCGTTGTACCATCCGCTGCCTTGCTTGGGAGCGTCGTCGGCG
This region includes:
- a CDS encoding DJ-1/PfpI family protein, whose amino-acid sequence is MRIAILTFDGITALDAVGPYEVLQRVPGAEVVFVGEARGLKRTDTASLAINADRSISEITSADVVVVPGGFGEQQVRTKPAMLEWVRSIHATTSWTTSVCTGALILGAAGLLKGLQATTHWAALPQLANFGAIPTSARVVEQGKIITAAGVSAGIDMALRLAGKLAGDTMAHAIQVGIEYDPQPPFDGSYKRAPAPVMSILRDFYTRRGLMTE
- a CDS encoding amidohydrolase family protein; protein product: MSYAGERLIYDADSHLMELPDFLSAHADPSSRDLLPPLGSRTTGLFDPGEHVGKAGQSPEAVRKLLQLGDRITRGPKWHDALGAFSGAERSLALDLLGFKHQVVFSSFCARLIFEAPLEVRYAAARAHNRAMAAFCGGDRRLIGVAMVPLDEPELALKEIVNASELGLGAIWIAADAPGGRSPGHPALEPIWKSLAERRLPFILHVGSGALRISEEWMNDGHPDHVSARGGAEVIGSKDLTVIHHAPQRFISVLVLDGVLDRHPDLRGGVIEIGSGWVPDMIRRLDHAVDIWSKPEPHLARMRRKPSEQIRQQLRFTPYPFEDVSAMVNESFEELYMFSSDYPHAEGGRDPLGRFDRSVASLSEARRTRFFSGNFRDLYPNAFANADNRGSAASRTSS
- a CDS encoding VOC family protein, yielding MQEAESRFRADQFHRHRVGLCEIAFTVDSRRQVDELAAEIERHGGRVTDAPRQYDYGPGYYAVFFTDPDGLKLEVVHLP
- a CDS encoding GlxA family transcriptional regulator, which encodes MKRNAGLKAPVDSAAVRRVAMLGFPDAQILDIAGPLEVFARASRWLTDEGLADAPAYEIILLAAIQGSLAMSNGLRFVVDKSIEGLDTALDTLMVAGGIGTTAAMSDPRLIGWLRKIAPRVRRLCSVCTGTFLLAEAGLLSGRRATTHWRFCDALARRFPAIQVQTDPIFVRDGHVYTSAGVTAGIDLALALVEEDYGRRVALGVARELVMFLRRPGGQSQFSVQLAAQSADREPIRDLQGWIADHLSEDLSVGRLARRSAMSARNFARVFLRETGLTPSAFVTRTRVEAARRRLEESADGIDAIAEHCGFGTRESMRRAFIRSVHVPPGAYRSRFRPAAPSNTAPTVQRVKQLEGIK